The Pan troglodytes isolate AG18354 chromosome 7, NHGRI_mPanTro3-v2.0_pri, whole genome shotgun sequence genome has a window encoding:
- the CYHR1 gene encoding zinc finger TRAF-type-containing protein 1 isoform X2, giving the protein MSKELRAPLPQSPGQQYRTAADSLFECTNGHLMCAGCFIHLLADARLKEEQATCPNCRCEISKSLCCRNLAVEKAVSELPSECGFCLRQFPRSLLERHQKEECQDRVTQCKYKRIGCPWHGPFHELTVHEAACAHPTKTGSELMEILDGMDQSHRKEMQLYNSIFSLLSFEKIGYTEVQFRPYRTDDFITRLYYETPRFTVLNQTWVLKARVNDSERNPNLSCKRTLSFQLLLKSKVTAPLECSFLLLKGPYDDVRISPVIYHFVFTNESNETDYVPLPIIDSVECNKLLAAKNINLRLFLFQIQK; this is encoded by the exons TGTACTAATGGTCACTTGATGTGCGCTGGCTGTTTTATCCACCTACTAGCAGATGCCCGGCTGAAGGAGGAGCAGGCCACGTGCCCCAATTGTCGTTGTGAGATCAGTAAGAGCCTCTGCTGCCGGAACCTGGCCGTGGAGAAAGCCGTGAGCGAGCTGCCTTCAGAGTGTGGCTTCTGCCTGCGCCAGTTTCCCCGCTCCCTCCTGGAGAGGCACCAGAAAGAGGAATGCCAGGACAG GGTAACCCAGTGCAAGTACAAACGCATCGGCTGCCCATGGCACGGCCCCTTCCATGAGCTGACGGTGCACGAGGCTGCGTGCGCCCACCCGACCAAGACAGGCAGTGAGCTGATGGAGATCCTGGATGGGATGGACCAGAGCCACCGCAAGGAGATGCAGCTGTACAACAGCATCTTCAGCCTGCTCAGCTTTGAGAAGATTGGCTACACAG AGGTCCAGTTCCGGCCGTACCGCACAGACGACTTCATCACGCGCCTGTACTATGAGACGCCCAGGTTCACAGTGCTGAACCAGACGTGGGTCCTGAAGGCTCGAGTCAACGACTCGGAGCGTAACCCCAACCTGTCCTGCAAGCGTACGCTCTCCTTCCAGCTCCTCCTCAAGAGCAAGGTCACGGCACCGCTGGAGTGCTCCTTCCTGCTGCTCAAGGGCCCCTACGACGACGTGAGGATCAGCCCCGTCATCTACCACTTTGTCTTCACCAACGAGAGCAACGAGACGGACTACGTGCCACTGCCCATCATTGACTCCGTGGAGTGCAACAAGCTGCTGGCCGCCAAGAACATCAACCTGCGGCTCTTCCTGTTCCAGATACAGAAGTAG
- the CYHR1 gene encoding zinc finger TRAF-type-containing protein 1 isoform X3 has translation MCAGCFIHLLADARLKEEQATCPNCRCEISKSLCCRNLAVEKAVSELPSECGFCLRQFPRSLLERHQKEECQDRVTQCKYKRIGCPWHGPFHELTVHEAACAHPTKTGSELMEILDGMDQSHRKEMQLYNSIFSLLSFEKIGYTEVQFRPYRTDDFITRLYYETPRFTVLNQTWVLKARVNDSERNPNLSCKRTLSFQLLLKSKVTAPLECSFLLLKGPYDDVRISPVIYHFVFTNESNETDYVPLPIIDSVECNKLLAAKNINLRLFLFQIQK, from the exons ATGTGCGCTGGCTGTTTTATCCACCTACTAGCAGATGCCCGGCTGAAGGAGGAGCAGGCCACGTGCCCCAATTGTCGTTGTGAGATCAGTAAGAGCCTCTGCTGCCGGAACCTGGCCGTGGAGAAAGCCGTGAGCGAGCTGCCTTCAGAGTGTGGCTTCTGCCTGCGCCAGTTTCCCCGCTCCCTCCTGGAGAGGCACCAGAAAGAGGAATGCCAGGACAG GGTAACCCAGTGCAAGTACAAACGCATCGGCTGCCCATGGCACGGCCCCTTCCATGAGCTGACGGTGCACGAGGCTGCGTGCGCCCACCCGACCAAGACAGGCAGTGAGCTGATGGAGATCCTGGATGGGATGGACCAGAGCCACCGCAAGGAGATGCAGCTGTACAACAGCATCTTCAGCCTGCTCAGCTTTGAGAAGATTGGCTACACAG AGGTCCAGTTCCGGCCGTACCGCACAGACGACTTCATCACGCGCCTGTACTATGAGACGCCCAGGTTCACAGTGCTGAACCAGACGTGGGTCCTGAAGGCTCGAGTCAACGACTCGGAGCGTAACCCCAACCTGTCCTGCAAGCGTACGCTCTCCTTCCAGCTCCTCCTCAAGAGCAAGGTCACGGCACCGCTGGAGTGCTCCTTCCTGCTGCTCAAGGGCCCCTACGACGACGTGAGGATCAGCCCCGTCATCTACCACTTTGTCTTCACCAACGAGAGCAACGAGACGGACTACGTGCCACTGCCCATCATTGACTCCGTGGAGTGCAACAAGCTGCTGGCCGCCAAGAACATCAACCTGCGGCTCTTCCTGTTCCAGATACAGAAGTAG